Within Limanda limanda chromosome 1, fLimLim1.1, whole genome shotgun sequence, the genomic segment CCCCAGAGATGAGTGTCGGCCCTTATCCCCAAAAGCTCTCTAATCTCGTAGTCTTTTCAAGTTGAGATCTTCAGAGGCATCTTTTAACGTGTATGGCTCCTATTTTTCATCGTGATATATGACGCTTGTTAGAAATCATGATCAATGCGTGTACTCGCCggcacattttcctgctgtatagTCATAGAGTTATAGGTTCACCCTGACATTTCATCATTTACCTCACACTCACTCAGCAGCCCAAGAGTAAAGATGGCCTCTCAGTATCAGGGAAACATGAGGAGCTGATTGCTGAAGAATGTTTGGCCTAAAGAGAAGCTCACTGAGGGCAAggattttactgttgtttttagGTCATGCAGAAGTAGATAAGTGTTCTAGCCgatgtctctctcacctccagAACTCCTCCACCGGTGTGCTGTCCGACTCTGATCCTTCCGTGCTGTAAAAGTTAGTTGAAGTAACAGTGATATAACTATAAATTTTTGAAATGCTAAAAACTATTCAGGCTCATCTCAATTGCAGCgcattatttaaatatatatttttttaacattacaaGAAATGCCAATAGATAGATGAGAGGGCACACACAGGAGTGATACTGCTTTTATGAAGCGGGTACAAATATTGATATTTGTAAGTTAAAGTAATCACATAACAATACACCTTTAATAACTGTTTAATTGATTTagcaaaagaaaacaatcttGACTCGGATACTTAAATTTTTTCTCGCCAAGATACCTTTGACATCTTATTAAAAGATAGATGATGTGATAttagcccctggtggctggcagcagtataggttgcctcctccatgtgggTGGATGGGACATGTACTGAACTAAAAAGACTCTACAACCGGACaccttatttgttttttttctatttattgtgCGAACGTGTTAACCCAAGTTAAGTTAGCATTAGTTCTATTAGAGAAACAGATACAAGAACCTCCTGCTCTGAACTCATAACAGTCGGTGTGTTTCCCGCAGCAGTTTAAACTTTGGAGGCCAAGACTCATCTCATATACCTTACAATTTTCTTATGTATCACATCAACATGATGAATTCCCACTACGAATTCAGCCTGTGCCACAAACAGCTCAATGGTAAAGATGCAACTTACAAGTACGGTATGGACTCAAAGTCATCAGGCAGGGTATGGTTGTTTAGGAACGACAGGCTGGTGTTGGAGGAAAACAGGTGGGGGTTTGCGATCATGTTGACTGGATTGTGACATAACTCTACAAAGGAGAGCGAGATCACATTGAGACGAATAGTGCGTAAGTCAAAACGCTAAAGTATGCTGGAGGTTTTATCTTGCATTTCCTACGAGGTCTGCAACAAATTGAGATTtagtctgtatgtgtgttgaaTTCCATGCTGCTGATCAAATACAGATGTGCATAAACAAGGCAGCATGCGTTGGCGATGGCGTCTTACCAGAGTTCCACTCGTTGTCACAACTAGACCAGGGCAAAGGGATTTTGAAGGAGTAAATCAGGTAGAAGATGTTCCAGGCCAAAACGACGATGAAGTAGGTGTTCATATAGAATGTGGTGACTTGGGACGCTATCCCAACCCCTGCAGGACACAATTGGTTTTCACGTAGTTAGTGAAAGTCTCTGTGGCGGCCCTCTTCTGCCGTGTTATGCAACACTCGTAGCTCCTTAGGGCTGGTGGTTTAGATCCCAGTTCTCCAACACTGGTGCACACATGTGTTCTCTGGTTCACTTGGGTTGGACATCACAGGCATTTGATGTGTACAATTAACCAATGGACGTTTGCACAATCAATGAAATGTTCCCTTACACTCAAGATTAGTGAATCCTCTGTCCTTAGCAACTTAGCCTGACGCAAGCATGACTGAGGATGTACAAGTCAGctattgttgagggttgagctgctgctgaactCCTGCAGAGGATCTAAAAGCAGACCACTGAATAAACTCAAAGACGGGTTCCTACACTTTCCTCAGAAAACAGCTCCGAAGGGTTTAAATACTCGAAAATATAACTGTGATCTCTATATTGTTGGTTCATGAAAAAGTAACACGTAATCTTTAAGAGCGTGCAAGGCCTTCACACAGCTCCAAAATGAAttttgaaaacaatgaaaaccatCCATTTCCTGTTGTAACAATGGACTAATTGTGCAATCCCCCAGAAATGCGTCCGAGCATGGTTTTTACCCTCGAACATGGGACATATCTTCCTCCAAGCCGTGACTGCACCCTCGTTGGTGAACTGGCCCAACGCCGTCTCCAGTAAGAAGAGAGGGCCGCcgatgaagaggaggcacaGAAAGTAAGGGATGAGAAAAGCAGCTGGAGGGAGACAAAAGATGTAGACTTGTGAGGAAGGGGTTCCACAAACACCGGCATGGAATAAATCACATATTAAGCCACATTTTCCCTACATGTTATATAAGATTAGGGAATGGTTAGAATAACTGATAACTGATAATTCTGCATTGAATAGAGTTACATTGATATTATATAATTTGCAATGTACTtaatataaacaaacactgtgtataGAATGGAAAttagttttgtagtttttgcgtaatcctggttacaatcaaacaaacaacaaacgaACGAACGGATagaagtgaaaacataacctactAGATCATGTGGAGGTATTTGTTGTACCCATTGCATGAGCATTACTTCCCCATATATAGTGAATTtgtgttatattgctattgatgaaaattatattgcgATAATTATTGTTGCAGTGCAATCCGAAGCTTATATGCATGTTAAATCCATGCAAAGCTATTACACTAACCTcagccagaaaaaaaaaataacctgcgtctcacctcctccatgttggtagCACGAACAAGGAAATAGACACAAGTTCCCAACGCCAATGATTCCCCCAGTCATGGAGAGTAGATACTCCTTGTTGTTGGCCCACTTCCCCCTCGGAGGAGCCCCCTCTTCACGTGGCCCATCATCTGGACCCACTCCTGCAGCAGTAGGTTCCCTGGCTTTTTCCTCGGTCATGGTCTCTCACTCTGTTGCatgcacacaaaataaacactggAGTGAAAATGCAAGCCAGGTCTCCCAGAGTCTTTGCAGCTCTCTTATACCCGTGCACTTTATTTACAGAAGCATTTCCCGTGGTGCTCATAGTTATCACAGCCGTTCACACAGCACGGAGTCTGGTTGAATCAGCTCCAGAAGAAAGAGGTTGTGACAAAACCAACcaagctgcaacatgcaattCACTGCCAATACATTGTAATACATTATTAGAAACATGTCTAGCCtctgaaacaaagagaagaaggacTCACCCGTGCAGCTTCCTCAATGGAATGCGAGGGAGTGAActttgggggggaaaaaagaaaagatttgtaAAGAGGGAGTGTCCTGCAGtctgtgacacaaacacacacacacaaagacacacacacacacacacacacacacacacactctctctctcccaccaggctagtgcacagatagacccctagtggtgctcaagcaccagcccttttgccctggatgagaaaagtgccctttctgctggagcccaattttttcctcattcatcagtaattaagaataaaaattactctctctttcatcaattccccccaatgtgttttgatatctgacggggcatttatttgagttcttgaAGTCCCCCCAACCAACCAggtggtttgagcacctgccccccaaaatgtctgtgcacgtgcctgtcTCCCACAAACATCAGCTCTGATGAGAACTGTTCCTCAGAATGAAATAATGCAGAATAGACGTTCTCAGCTCCGTGGATTATTGTCATTAGATTATTGATACAGATGCATTGATGTGTAAGGATTCCAGGGCATCAGATTGAATAGGCTGGTGGTtttgttatttagtttttatttataattttgcGATTGAGAAAAGCCCAATATGTTACtcattgaaaaaaagagaattaaatgcaatggaaaataaataaatgtacgGAAAACTTTTGTGTTCTagtattatctttattatttttttgcacAATTTAGTTAAAACTTTGACAAGGGGTGTAGGTAGCAGATATCTACTGataatggggggggggcagaataAAGAGGTTGCCGAGATTAAAGATGGGAAGAGTTTATGTGTCacagtatacatatatatacacgtgGAAATGGTTGCAGGAAACCGAGGAGGATTGTTCTAGAGCTGAAAGATGAAGAACTTCCGATAAAAGAAGCTTCTTCCTTTATGGTTTCGCCTCGTGCATGAATCTGATGTTTCATTGGGGCATTAATGCAACAATGAAAGGCTTCGTTAAACATAGATGAAGACAGAAGGGCCGGTAGCGACGGCAATAAATTCAACGCTGAGCGATACAATGTCGGACAAATGCGCAAAGAAAGTTTAAACACTGCAACTTTTACATTTCTTCATACAAGAGGtgttattttcttatatttctgTTATTTCCCCAAATTAACACAATGAGGTGGAAAATTGTTGAACTACACTCTAGCTCTTGTTAAACAGTACATGTCACTAGCTGTTTATAAGACTTATACAGGATTGATTGCAGTTTTAAATGTGATATGAATTTGCTGTTTAATACATTTGTAAGAATTCAGAGTTGAATCCTGGGCTAATTGTATCTTACTGGATCAATATGACAGtattttgattaaataaaccaacaaaaatatgtaaaactCTAAACGAGGCAACTGCTAATATCATGACAGGGCCGGCAATGTacaaaatggggggggggggtggcattTTACAGGTTCACGCCGCCGTTTCTGCATTAATTAGGGGAAATTAAGGTGCAAGTGGCTCCAACAGCTTCCGAATTCCCATTCTCTTCTTGTTGACAAAtataaactaaaaacacatttctacaGTTATTAGAAGGATAAGTAtgaatacagtgtgtttgattaTACGTGGAGTAATTTATacatttagatgtatatatgtCTTTTAGGAATGATTAATGTGTCGTTTACCTGTCACATACTGGTAAAAGTCATCAAAACCACCTATATGCACAATCACTTCCTGCGGGTCTACAAGCGCCATCAACAACCATCACACCCCGATGGGCTCCTCCATCATTATCTTCTCGTGTCTCTCGGCCGTGGTCCCGACAGGCGGCCCCTGTGCCTTGAAGATGACGCGTTTACACAGCGTGAGCACAGGCTTGTGGGGCCGTGCCTGGCGCAGGTCGCTGGACggagaggttatgtttttgggGTTCTGGTTTAAAAATGGAGGAAAATAAACGCAATTTTAAAACCTCATCCCAAACGCACATCTATCGCACAATAATAGCAAGAGTTTTTAATTCACTCACCCTCCACAGTGCCACAAAAATGAACACTGGGATGCACATCAGCGGAGTGACGAAAAGTAAAGCGCCGACTATGGAGTCCACAGGTTGAAGTCTGGAGCCGTGTTCCAAGTAAGAGGAATGACTTAACAGTCTAAACACAAGCAAGAGCTAGGGGACAGAAAAGGGGAGAGTTAGAAGGTGTagctgttaaaaaaataaaaagtgtggTCTGCTTTGTAGAGTGAGGGACCAATTGTTCTTCCAACTAGCAAAGAAGTACTTGTCTATACGATGTAGTTTCATGTctttattattaacatttgattgcattagttttggtttcacgttgTTATTCAAGGAGCAGACGAAGGACTTTTGTATGACATGTGTGCGTCCGTTGTTTTGCACCTACTAATACTACTCACAACAGAGATGAACGGCGTGATGAACATCCAGCAGTACTTGATCACGGGGTTCGGTCGATACCCGATCATGTCCTCAATGTTGTCGTAGAAACGGTCCGCTCCTGAATTTCAGCATTGGACAGGAGGTGTTGGTCAAAAAACGAAAAGGGAACAAGATTGtggttttcccagggaatataTCCAAAGAGAAGGGGAATCCGATTTAGATTTTCCATTTTATGCTCCTTTATAATAAGTGGACAACATTTACATTGTACCTGGCTTCATTTATTTAGAAACTACAGTTATAGCTTGTTTTTCCctgtttacatacacacaaatagagGTTAAACACCAATTGTGGTCtaatgaggagaagaagagtcagaGGGGAGATGAAGAAAGCAGCAAACCGAGAGGTGAGAGTTAATATGGAAAGACAAATAAGGATATCAGAGGAATTATTCTCCGACATGTAAGTCAGCCAGAAATCTTTAACAATAATGATGGCGGACAATTGGGAtaggaaagaaaaatgtttgtaaTATATGGGTAATTAAAAGAGAAGAAATCCTGACAAAACATTCATCGATttcagtgtatttctgtgttactCTGCTCATGTGGGAGAGATGAGGCCTGCTCCACGTTTAACCATCACACAAGGTGCTGATACAGGTTTAGTCCAGCAGGTGGAGGACTCGTCCCAGGGCTGAATGAAGATATGGACAGTGGCATATAAAACCACCAGGGCTGCTCAATCTTCCCAAATATTCCTATTTGATTTTCATTCCTCATTGTTTAAGAAATTCAAATAATATTCAATTGTTAATGAAATTTCACAGTACAATTTTGCCTATTATTTTCATGTACCTTGTTTGCACAGGATTGCGTGTTACCATTTCCGgaaaaagttaatttgtatTTCTAACATGTTGCCCCCTGGGTTGGGGTCAGTTGCAACTTCCCAAGTGTTCCATTCTATTGCAAAAGTTcaacataaataaaagtttgtAATGACTGTGCGATAGAAACTGTAGAGCAAGAAACAAAATAGCTTTTTGTAGCCGATCACCTGACTTACCATACACCCAGCCGATGATGACGGTCtccaaacaggaaatgaagaggAGAATGCTCCCATTGGCTCCATAACTGTCAACAATTTCAAAGGGGATTATCCCTCCCTGAAGcacgaggaggaaagaaaaatatagGAAAAGGCAAAAGGTCACAGCAAGTACAAGAAAGAGCATCTTCTGCATCACTGTCCGAACAATAATCTTTCATTTTCTGCAGTTTCGGTTTTCTCCTGGAATCTGGCAACTTCTTAAGTGAAGCCAAGGCTTTGAGCTGAATGCTAATATCAGCATGCTAGCATGCTCACAATGACAATGCTAACGATATGAAGCTGATAATGTTGACAGTGTTGACCATCAGAACTCATCATGTTAGCATGCCTCTATTTTAATCACTAGCTTTTTAATTATGACTCAGTTTGCGGCCTAAGCTGGAACGGCTGATCCACGGCAATGAACATTTTGTGAGGACGCCTTTTAATTGTGTGATTGGCTTTCTAAGGTGAAGTGCGACGACACCATAGTCAGAAAGCCCCTTGCCCCTAGCTTTCTGCCAAAAGCTGTGTGATTCTAGAGGCTTTGTTAAAGGCTAGAACGTATATGATGTGTTGGTTGGGAGTGGGGCTCCCCTGGTCCCGTTTAGCTGGGGACCCCAAATCGCCCTCACACTTTACCTCAGTGATGAACGGCAGTCCCAGTAGGAAGCAAACGATAGCAatgaccaggaccaggacctccCTCGCTCCAGGCCTCCTCAGGTGACGTGGGAACATGTCTGTGATGGCTGTGGCTAGACTCTCCATAAACATAAACTGTGAGCACATAACCTCATGATTAGATTTTTGTGACTATGATCCAGGGATACTGTATTTTGTATTGGGCATTACAGACTTGAGTGTCGACAGCCAGGAGGAAGAcggtgaggaagaagagcacAGCCCAGAAACTGGAGCCAGGCAGCACCGACAGGGCCAAAGGAAAGGCCTTGAAGATCAAAGCCGGACCTACAAAAGCAAAAATATCTGTGGTTATTTTACTCTACTGAAgcggttttcagacatgaactctggaaaatgtcaagaaTATCGTTTCTGTCCGGCTGCAGATACAGTTTGTCTGCATGCAGGTAATAATTCGTCTCAGCTGCTATTGGCCTTGGTTAATAATCTGTGattttaacttattttatgttttttatattgcatTTATATTCTCCATCTCCAATGTGCAGCTGAGTTTGTGTGGATACAGATTTCTTTACTCAAGATATCCTTGATCCTGAGTTATATAGCATATAAGATGAATAGCAACATTCTATAGATACATTATGTTTTTTCCTAAACCGttaaaagggggaaaaaagtagaacaaacaattaaaaaacattaatgtaaaaaaaaaaagcattaaaatataagaaaacgTCATAGAAGGTCGACATTTTCAATGCCTGAGAAAATCCTTTGCCAAGGTGGCTGAAGTGAAACACCCTTTCAGCTGTTTCTAAATACAAGATGCCATCTTGTGGACAGTGGAGGTAGTTGGCAACACTGCCAGCTTTCCAATGCATTGTTGCAACTGTTTGGGGATTGCAGCGTTAACTCACCAAAAGAGGCAACATCATACATCTCCAAACCCTGCACGTAAGCCAGGAATCCCAACACTGAGAACACGATGAAACCCGCAAAGATGCCAGTCGCACAGCTCAGGCAGCACAGTGCAATGCAATCCCTGCAACAGAACAAGAAAAGTCTCAAAAAGCCCACTGACGAAAGATTGCGAATGTGAGGACGTGCGCGAGTAAATCTCCCCCGACCTGTAGCAGTTGCGGTTGTACTTGTTGTAGCTTCCCAGAGTGGTCAGGACCCCTTGACACGTGGCGTAGGTGTacatcacacacatcactgCAGCCTCCCATGCCTGGAGAAGCCGTGAAATTGACTTTGGATTTGAATCACTTTATTTGTAACTCACAGTCACAGAACATGACAACTCTTTAGGTGATAAAAACAatcatgttcacaagaatgggacggaCAGACAGCCGGAAACAAGCAACGGAACAAAGCAACGGAAAATGTAACTcatcaaaattaaacaaaagtcACCAGTTTTTAACAACTACGTGTGTGAACCACATTTGCATTTGTTCATTcagttctgtgtgtgtaggcGGCATTGTTTACACGACTGTCTGTCTTCAGGCACTGGTGCTGACAGCATCTGGTTAACATTAGAGGCACCACAGCGCTGAGAGTCGTACTACGAGACAGAACACTTCCCGCTACACAAATTGGAAAGGCTCCAAAGCAACACACAGCTCGTCTTACTCTCCCTGCGAGGGGTCTGACTCACAACCAACCCCGGGTCAGGGATGGAGGCCTCGGTCTGAGGCTAAGGACCTTCGCTTCCGACACTGGACAAAGAGGAGACTATTGCGCCCTTAGAAGCATGTGCTATATTTCAAAGCCTTGGTTGGCTGCTCTGCATATACATATTCACACATGGATAAAagcagacacattcacacatgacACAGACCACAGATGTGGGCCAGAGCTCCATTGtgatttcctctgcagctcaagaaaaaaacagatgcCTGTCCGCTGAGCTCACGCACGCTATAAGAGACAGATCTGCTTTTTAAGACCAATCTCGCATTGTGCAAGTCTGCTCATAACTGCTTTCACCGGCTTTCAACATTCAGAAATAATGAGCTGTTCCCTTTTGCTCGCTTCCATGGTTACGGAATAAGATTCTCCCGATAGTTCACAAGCCACAGCTTGTCTTCTGACCGCGATTGCagccaaaacaaaaagaaatccAGTTAAACGTGTCTGGGAAAGAAACTGCCAACgtaaaaatctaatttatttCATGCACACACTTCTTACAGGAATCCTTATATAcacatgtgtgtgcttgtatgcAAAACATGGCTGCATGGGAAGAGgaaataaccccccccccccccccccccaaagacAAATTCCGCAGGCTTAACCCTCGGATGATAGCTTTACACCCCAGACGCTGAGAgttgagaaaaagagagagaagcagcaggcaGGATGGGGGAGGAGGCTGCGGACGGCTCTAATGATTCAGTTTGTGGGAGAAAGACCTCCCCACCTTTTTCTAGGGGTCTAGAATCACAGGGGAACTCACGATGCAATACAATACGCAATAAAGGCCCCTTGATAATGATAATATCATGATACAGGGATAATTGATATATTGCAATACAATCATAACGTTATTTCCCGATATCTTTTTAACTGAAGAAGAATACAAAACAACCCTAAAGAGCTAAAAGAGCAGGATTTGCTGAGATTAGGTGTCATTTTCCCAGAGCTTGAGGgaaaacattacacaaaaagtGCATCTTAGTGTCTTCTTAGTTGCAACAAATACACTAACATGTCAGTGTCTTCAAATGACATCATTCCAGTGTAAAATAACCATAAACTGGCAAAAGTTCAAACTATAGAATTAAATATCGATATTTGATATAGATAATATCAAATAGATAATCGTATATTGCTGTTAGGGTATTTTGTCCCTGCCCAAGTGATGatgttaatgtttgatttatttgccAAGCTTCTCACAGAGAAAGGGCCTCTGTttgcttttattgttaagtCCCCGTCTTGGGATCAGAAACAGGAGGGGGGGAGTGGGGCTGTATATTCATCCTGTTAGAACAGAGGAATCTAACTGAGAGATGAGCAGGAAGCCGAGAGAGTTGCAATTACACAGCCCAACACTCtacagcatttatttatttgagagCCACTTGCTGAATTTCAGATGGCAGCCAAATGGCTTTACTGAGAATTTTTTTGAAAGTCATCATCTTACAAATGGGTCGGCGAGTCTTCTAAAATCTGGACAGAGGTAGTAGCACAGGCCCTGTCCTGCTCCTGGGAGCGTCACTGCacggaagaagaggatgagcagcagcaggtaggGGACTGTAGCTGTAAAGTAAACCacctacaaaaacacaaaataagaccAAGGTTATTTGTTCCGCACCCCACTTTATAAAGATAGTATATACGAGTCAGCCCAACTTTCGCATTAAGGTTTCACACTTTTGTCTccgtttttggtctccaccgaCTCAATCTTGAATAAACACCTGGCTCTTATAATGCACACACTCTACTAAGCTAATTAGCTGCTCGCTAACTTTGTCCATGTGCCATTTAGTgttggcacattatataaattTGGTTTAACTCACTTGATTTCTAAATTAAGAAAGAAGTAAAAGGtttgacttgtttttctttcgtCATATGTTGTTTGTCCCGGAAGTTACAGCAGAGATTCACAAAAACTCACCTTTCCAATGGATTTGATTCCCTTCCACGTGCAGAAGTAACATATGATCCAGGccagcaggagacacagagcCAGGTCCCAGTGCACCTTACCCAAGAGCTCGTCAGACATTCTTAACACACGATTCCTGTCAATCACACCGGTAACAAGTGAATacacaaaagcaaatatttTCTTGTGAAATCCAGATGATATAATCGCTCTCAGATTTACTTGGATGgctttaatttatattgaagaGGGCTGCAGGGAGAAGAGCATGCATTGTTCCCATTATGAGGAGCAATAGTATGTTGGGATTGATTTCACAGTATCTGTTCTCACACTAAATCACGAGATTAACATGTGGAGAGCAGCTGTGTTTAGAAACGTCTAAaaatgagaaggaggaaacaaCAGTGAGTTCCAACATTTCCCAGAGTTGAGCGTCGGCCCTTATccccaaaagctctcgaatctcatCCTCTTTTCAAGTTGAGATCTTCAAAGGCATCTTTTAAcgtgtatggctcctctttttcgtCCTGATATATGACGCTTGTTGGAAACCATGATCAACGCGTGTACTCCCCggcacattttcctgctgtatagTCATAGAGCTATAGGTTCACCCTGACATTTCATCATTTACGTCACACTCACTCAGCAGCCCAAGAGTAAAGATGGCCTCTCAGTATCAGGGAAACATGAGGAGCTGATTGCTGAAGAATGTTTGGCCTAAAGAGAAGCTCACTGAGGGCAAggattttactgttgttttcaGGTCATGCAGAAGTAGATAAGTGTTCTAGCCgatgtctctctcacctccagAACTCCTCCTCCGGTGTAGGGTCCAACTGTAATTCGTCCGTTTGATTGCTGTAAAAGTGAGTTGAAATCACAGTAATATGAATAGTAattttttaaatgctaaaaACCATTCAGGTTCATCTCCATTGCA encodes:
- the LOC133009638 gene encoding uncharacterized protein LOC133009638, coding for MTEEKAREPTAAGVGPDDGPREEGAPPRGKWANNQEYLLSMTGGIIGVGNLWLFPFSCYRHGGAAFLIPYFLCLLFIGGPLFLLETALGQYTNEGAVTAWRKICPMFEGVGIASQVTTFYMNTYFIVVLAWNIFYLIYSFKIPLPWSSCDNEWNSELCHNPVNMIANPHLFSTNTSWSFLNNISLPDDFEYAPYFNQTDELQLDPTPEEEFWRNRVLRMSDELLGKVHWDLALCLLLAWIICYFCTWKGIKSIGKVVYFTATVPYLLLLILFFRAVTLPGAGQGLCYYLCPDFRRLADPFAWEAAVMCVMYTYATCQGVLTTLGSYNKYNRNCYRDCIALCCLSCATGIFAGFIVFSVLGFLAYVQGLEMYDVASFGPALIFKAFPLALSVLPGSSFWAVLFFLTVFLLAVDTQFMFMESLATAITDMFPRHLRRPGAREVLVLVIAIVCFLLGLPFITEGGIIPFEIVDSYGANGSILLFISCLETVIIGWVYGADRFYDNIEDMIGYRPNPVIKYCWMFITPFISVLLLVFRLLSHSSYLEHGSRLQPVDSIVGALLFVTPLMCIPVFIFVALWRNPKNITSPSSDLRQARPHKPVLTLCKRVIFKAQGPPVGTTAERHEKIMMEEPIGTMTEEKAREPTAAGVGPDDGPREEGAPPRGKWANNKEYLLSMTGGIIGVGNLCLFPCSCYQHGGAAFLIPYFLCLLFIGGPLFLLETALGQFTNEGAVTAWRKICPMFEGVGIASQVTTFYMNTYFIVVLAWNIFYLIYSFKIPLPWSSCDNEWNSELCHNPVNMIANPHLFSSNTSLSFLNNHTLPDDFESIPYFTEGSESDSTPVEEFWRNRVLRMSDELLGKVHWDLALCLLLAWVICYFCTWKGIKSIGKVVYFTATVPYLLLLILFFRAVTLPGAGQGLCFYLCPDFGRLSNPYAWEAAVMCVMYNYATCQGVLTTLGSYNKYNRNCYRDSMALCCLSCVTGIFAGFIVFSVLGFLAHVQGLEVNDVASFGPALIFKAFPLALSVLPGSSFWAVLFFLTVFLLAVDSQFMFMESLATAITDMFPRHLRRPGAREVLVLVIAVVCFLLGLTFITEGGIIPFKIVDSYGANGSILLFISCLETVVIGWVYGADRFYDNIEDMIGYRPNPVIKYCWMFITPFISVLLLMFRMKSHSSYLEHGSRLQPWDSIVGALLFVTPLMCIPVFIFVALCRNPENMTSPSSDLRQARPHKPVLTLCKRIIFKAQGPPVGTTAERHEKIMMEEPIGV